In Pseudonocardia cypriaca, a single genomic region encodes these proteins:
- a CDS encoding sigma 54-interacting transcriptional regulator gives MPVGDAELTCAVHAGGPGDALLAGCVAQDLSRRGVIVADISGGAPPEAPTLFVCAVPDENSPKTVAQLARNACRVLVVVGPCPPSHGLTWELLSHGASDIMSWRPEDQPGAAVRSRLERWSQIDETVAAPFVRQQLVGRSSAWLAALRRAVEIAYFATSSLLLVGESGTGKELAARLFHHLDPRRDKGDLIVVDCTTIVPTLSGSELFGHERGAFTGAMSAREGAFAAADRGTLFLDEVGELPLVMQAELLRVVQEGTYKRVGSDRWRTTRFRLVCATNRDLAAELSAGRFRLDLFHRLAANVVRLPPLRERPGDVLPLFTHFLAEAVGSDLELHPAVAEFIERRDYPGNVRDLRQLALRIAVRHVGAGPVTPGDVPDEERPAAGLAPVESAVESAVGAPLVDQVVAAALRDGCGYRDIRNAAGEAAVRLAVESAGGDLMVAARQLGVTRRMLEQRRALARDDTSAMGWAERSTSRSPTSATARWAD, from the coding sequence GTGCCTGTGGGCGACGCAGAGCTGACGTGCGCCGTGCACGCCGGCGGTCCGGGCGACGCCCTTCTGGCCGGGTGTGTTGCGCAGGACCTGTCCCGGCGTGGTGTCATCGTCGCCGACATCTCCGGCGGCGCGCCCCCCGAGGCGCCCACCCTCTTCGTGTGCGCGGTGCCCGACGAGAACTCGCCGAAGACGGTGGCTCAACTCGCCCGGAACGCTTGTCGGGTCCTCGTCGTCGTCGGGCCGTGCCCGCCGTCCCACGGACTGACCTGGGAACTGCTGTCCCACGGAGCCTCGGACATCATGTCGTGGCGGCCCGAGGACCAGCCGGGTGCTGCGGTGCGGTCCCGCCTGGAGCGGTGGAGCCAGATCGACGAGACCGTCGCCGCGCCGTTCGTGCGTCAACAGCTCGTCGGCCGGAGCAGCGCATGGCTGGCCGCGCTACGGCGGGCCGTCGAGATCGCCTACTTCGCGACGTCGTCGCTCTTGCTCGTCGGCGAGAGCGGCACCGGCAAGGAGCTCGCGGCCCGACTGTTCCACCACCTCGACCCACGCCGTGACAAGGGCGATCTGATCGTCGTGGACTGCACGACCATCGTCCCGACGCTGTCGGGCAGCGAGCTCTTCGGTCACGAGCGGGGCGCATTCACCGGCGCGATGAGCGCGCGCGAAGGGGCGTTCGCTGCCGCCGATCGGGGAACGTTGTTCCTCGACGAGGTCGGCGAGCTGCCCTTGGTGATGCAGGCCGAGCTGCTGCGTGTGGTCCAGGAAGGCACGTACAAGCGGGTGGGCTCGGACCGATGGCGGACCACCCGGTTCCGGTTGGTGTGTGCGACGAACCGCGATCTGGCCGCGGAGCTGTCGGCCGGGCGGTTCCGCCTCGATCTTTTCCATCGGCTCGCGGCGAACGTCGTCCGGCTCCCACCGCTGCGCGAGCGGCCCGGTGATGTGTTGCCGCTGTTCACGCATTTCCTGGCCGAGGCCGTTGGTTCGGATCTGGAGCTGCACCCCGCGGTCGCCGAGTTCATCGAGCGCCGCGACTACCCGGGTAACGTGCGCGACCTGCGGCAGCTCGCGCTACGAATTGCCGTGCGGCATGTCGGCGCCGGGCCGGTGACGCCGGGCGACGTACCGGACGAGGAACGGCCGGCCGCGGGTCTAGCCCCAGTAGAGAGCGCAGTCGAGAGCGCGGTCGGGGCGCCGCTGGTGGACCAGGTGGTGGCGGCCGCGTTGCGGGACGGCTGTGGCTACCGCGACATCCGCAACGCTGCTGGCGAGGCGGCGGTGCGGCTGGCCGTCGAGTCGGCGGGCGGTGACCTGATGGTCGCCGCGCGGCAGCTCGGTGTGACCCGACGAATGCTGGAGCAGCGCCGTGCGCTCGCGCGGGACGACACCTCCGCGATGGGGTGGGCAGAGAGGTCTACTTCCCGTTCACCGACCAGTGCCACGGCTCGCTGGGCAGATTGA
- a CDS encoding amidohydrolase family protein yields MTIVDCHCHAGTGDGLTGPWDTSAPLRSYLRRADVAGIDRTVLFAPFHSDYAVANREVARIVATDPRFLGFAFVHPERDRGRVAAMVGEAVSVHGFCGIKAHRHDGRLTREVCEVALRYRLPLLYDVMGDIAPLELYATEYPGVAFVVPHLGSFADDWRAQRAFLDLLARHPNVHTDTSGVRRFDLLVEAVRRGGARKVLFGSDGPWLHPGVELAKVHALGLPDHQEQLVLGGNLLRLVSRVRRSGPRRPVPDDGTGELPAATDPWTTQAPA; encoded by the coding sequence ATGACCATCGTGGACTGCCACTGCCACGCCGGCACCGGCGATGGCCTCACCGGCCCCTGGGACACCAGCGCGCCGCTCCGCTCCTACCTTCGTCGAGCCGATGTCGCCGGCATCGACCGCACCGTCCTGTTCGCTCCGTTCCACTCGGACTACGCGGTGGCCAATCGGGAGGTCGCCCGGATCGTGGCGACCGACCCGCGGTTCCTGGGCTTCGCGTTCGTCCATCCCGAACGGGACCGCGGCCGGGTGGCCGCGATGGTCGGCGAAGCCGTGTCCGTACACGGCTTCTGCGGGATCAAGGCCCATCGCCACGACGGCCGGCTGACCCGTGAGGTGTGCGAGGTCGCCCTCCGGTACCGGCTCCCGCTGCTCTACGACGTGATGGGCGACATCGCACCGCTCGAGCTGTACGCCACCGAGTACCCGGGGGTGGCGTTCGTCGTCCCGCACCTGGGCAGCTTCGCCGACGACTGGCGCGCCCAGCGCGCGTTCCTCGACCTGCTCGCCCGGCATCCCAACGTGCACACCGACACCTCGGGGGTTCGACGGTTCGACCTGCTCGTCGAGGCGGTGCGCCGGGGTGGCGCCCGCAAGGTGCTGTTCGGCTCGGACGGGCCGTGGCTGCACCCGGGCGTCGAGCTCGCCAAGGTCCACGCGCTCGGGCTTCCTGATCACCAGGAACAGCTCGTCCTCGGCGGGAACCTGCTGCGCCTGGTCTCCCGGGTTCGCCGGTCAGGCCCCCGGCGTCCGGTACCGGACGACGGCACCGGGGAGCTACCCGCCGCCACCGACCCCTGGACAACACAAGCTCCGGCGTGA
- a CDS encoding N-acetylmuramoyl-L-alanine amidase, whose product MRSTVDTETANTETVDTEFEQFLGDLWGRFTDTGSADATIVDRTSLTPKNLRKGTRKKVYALVLHQMAFNRGNDRGRYDTVPAHFAILQDGTILQLHPEAALLWTSNGFNAGSVGVEFAGNFPNTKGRCWNSKEHGCHQVTPEQIAAGRRLVRYLIKKIGLTHILTHRQAHHDRENDPGPDIWAGVGQWAVDQLGLNDGGPGFKIDSGNPIPDEWRTWKVTAKSKESEVTYAPGRGSYAPSGTEDATVRAAIRGGVTSENALTDLVFFRRYPGRAGRPISRGEPGYAQLSQEWLRIRDTLVRPILRGAPSAPSPGPIPAPAPGVGVTPGTPDVVTVRGITVARKIASQVQALLAAAEADGVRLGGSGFRSPTRQIELRKQNCGTSQYDIYEKSASLCDPPTARPGTSMHEQGLALDLQHNGAKINSHQNPGYQWLAANAARYGMFNLPSEPWHWSVNGK is encoded by the coding sequence ATGCGAAGCACCGTCGACACAGAGACAGCCAACACAGAGACGGTCGACACCGAGTTCGAGCAGTTCCTCGGCGATCTGTGGGGCCGGTTCACCGACACCGGCTCCGCGGATGCCACGATCGTGGACCGCACCTCGCTGACGCCCAAGAACCTGCGGAAGGGCACGCGGAAGAAGGTCTACGCCCTCGTCCTCCACCAGATGGCGTTCAACCGGGGCAACGACCGGGGCAGGTACGACACCGTCCCCGCGCATTTCGCCATCCTCCAGGACGGGACGATCCTGCAGTTGCACCCGGAAGCTGCACTCCTCTGGACCTCCAACGGCTTCAACGCCGGCAGCGTCGGGGTGGAGTTCGCGGGGAACTTCCCCAACACGAAGGGCCGGTGCTGGAACTCGAAGGAACACGGCTGCCACCAGGTGACGCCCGAGCAGATCGCCGCCGGCCGCCGCCTCGTGCGGTACCTGATCAAGAAGATCGGCCTGACCCACATCCTCACCCACCGGCAAGCCCACCACGACCGGGAGAACGACCCGGGGCCCGACATCTGGGCCGGGGTCGGCCAGTGGGCGGTGGACCAACTCGGACTGAACGACGGCGGCCCCGGATTCAAGATCGACAGCGGCAACCCGATCCCGGACGAATGGCGGACGTGGAAGGTCACCGCGAAGAGCAAGGAATCGGAGGTCACCTACGCGCCGGGGCGCGGCTCCTACGCCCCGTCCGGCACCGAGGACGCGACGGTGCGCGCGGCGATCCGGGGCGGCGTGACGAGCGAGAACGCGCTGACCGACCTGGTGTTCTTCCGGCGCTACCCCGGCCGGGCCGGCCGGCCCATCTCGCGGGGCGAGCCGGGCTACGCACAGCTCAGCCAGGAATGGCTCCGCATCCGCGACACGTTGGTGCGACCCATTCTGCGCGGCGCACCGTCGGCCCCCTCCCCTGGACCGATCCCCGCACCGGCTCCGGGTGTCGGTGTCACACCGGGGACGCCGGACGTGGTCACGGTGCGCGGGATCACCGTCGCGAGGAAGATCGCGTCGCAGGTCCAAGCGCTGCTCGCCGCGGCCGAGGCGGACGGTGTCCGGCTCGGCGGCAGCGGCTTCCGCTCCCCCACCCGCCAGATCGAGCTGCGGAAGCAGAACTGCGGCACCAGCCAGTACGACATCTACGAGAAGAGCGCGTCGCTGTGCGACCCGCCCACCGCACGCCCCGGTACCTCGATGCACGAGCAGGGTCTCGCACTCGACCTCCAGCACAACGGCGCAAAGATCAACTCTCACCAGAACCCGGGGTACCAATGGCTGGCGGCCAACGCGGCGCGCTACGGGATGTTCAATCTGCCCAGCGAGCCGTGGCACTGGTCGGTGAACGGGAAGTAG
- a CDS encoding LLM class F420-dependent oxidoreductase: MPTPRSRPVRIGVQIAPQHVDYSALRRVVAQVEDIGVDMIFNWDHFLPISGDAHGKHFECWTMLAAWAEQTSRVQLGPLVTAISFRNPDLVADMARTVDHISGGRLILGIGAGAMETDFVEYGYEFGTPGSRVQRLADALPRIEQRFAKLNPPPAHKVPILIGGGGEQKTLRLVARHADIWHWFSSGSEFTRKKQVLAEHCAELGRDPGEIELSAGVSGDPDVNGSALLEQGVTTFTMEVHGPDFDLSTVRAWVAWRDRLGG, encoded by the coding sequence ATGCCAACCCCACGCTCCCGCCCGGTTCGGATCGGTGTCCAGATCGCTCCTCAGCACGTCGACTACTCAGCCCTCCGACGTGTCGTTGCCCAGGTCGAGGACATCGGCGTGGACATGATCTTCAACTGGGACCACTTCCTGCCCATTTCGGGCGACGCGCACGGCAAGCACTTCGAATGCTGGACCATGCTGGCCGCCTGGGCCGAGCAGACCTCGCGCGTGCAGTTGGGTCCGCTGGTGACGGCCATCAGCTTCCGCAACCCGGACCTCGTCGCAGACATGGCCCGCACCGTCGACCACATCAGCGGCGGCAGGCTGATCCTCGGCATCGGCGCGGGTGCGATGGAAACAGATTTCGTCGAGTACGGCTACGAGTTCGGCACGCCCGGCAGCCGGGTGCAGCGACTGGCCGATGCGCTGCCCCGGATCGAGCAGCGATTCGCCAAGCTGAACCCGCCGCCCGCCCACAAGGTGCCGATCCTGATCGGAGGTGGCGGCGAGCAGAAGACGTTGCGCCTGGTGGCCAGGCACGCCGACATCTGGCACTGGTTCTCGTCCGGCTCGGAGTTCACGCGCAAGAAGCAGGTGCTCGCCGAGCACTGCGCCGAGCTCGGTCGCGATCCAGGTGAGATCGAGCTGTCGGCAGGCGTGAGCGGCGACCCCGATGTGAACGGCTCCGCGCTGCTGGAGCAGGGCGTCACCACGTTCACGATGGAGGTGCACGGACCCGACTTCGACCTGTCCACGGTCCGCGCCTGGGTGGCGTGGCGAGACCGGCTGGGTGGTTGA
- a CDS encoding NIPSNAP family protein, which yields MFYEIRRYQTRPGRRDDWVRYMEGTVIPFQQAKGMTVIASFIDEEDEDGYVWIRRFDDEDDRVTRYAAVYEDPEWRERIGPAVRELLLMDRMVVTRVQPTPASAMQ from the coding sequence ATGTTCTACGAGATCCGCCGCTACCAGACCCGCCCCGGACGCCGGGACGACTGGGTCCGCTACATGGAAGGCACCGTCATCCCGTTCCAGCAGGCCAAGGGGATGACCGTGATCGCCTCGTTCATCGACGAAGAGGACGAGGACGGCTACGTCTGGATCCGCCGGTTCGACGACGAGGACGACCGCGTGACGCGCTACGCCGCCGTCTACGAGGACCCCGAGTGGCGCGAGCGCATCGGCCCGGCGGTCCGCGAGCTGCTGCTCATGGATCGCATGGTCGTCACCCGGGTGCAGCCGACGCCCGCGTCGGCGATGCAGTGA
- a CDS encoding LuxR C-terminal-related transcriptional regulator: MPTRREVPLIAVKQAIPPVRPAAVPRPRLHAVLHAGLDARLTIVVAPAGWGKTTLLSQWGRDPAMPRGVTWVSLDEGDDDPVRFWTYVLTALHRDVAGLTGAPLASLLAPGLDPVDLALPALLNELSALDTEHVLVLDDYHLLGHQGIHEGMEFLLTYLPAALRVVIAGRSDPQLPLARLRARGELTELRAVDLRFTVEEGTALLTAVGDTDFDAVTTTMLCERTEGWAAGLQLAALTIRGSPHPAAAAAALQGDDRHILDYLSDEVIRDLPAEHRDLLVRTSVLERLSGALCDEVLGRDGSAAILDDLARADLFVVPLDSRGEWYRCHRLFRDALLRRLEASDPTEAARVLVRAADWFLARDYVVEAVGLRISAGDEDGAAELLCSTVPVFLERGALSAYLHLGRRLPSARVLHDPRLCVSLAWAAGLSGQFSRMGPWLEASEPLIGDDSIELDGWHTLRGAWATLRAVEVGVVGADAEAALAAATLAVELESDPAVAGYAVARTVLGAMLGFAGRTDEAIPFLEDAWSRARALDLPPLLGLQAASILAAALSETGQVHRLRRLLADVGPAVQAAEDRWGSATAPGIVRLRTAEGRLAHRDGDLGTARTKLRRAAELARPFGETPALVAALIALAGVELDDRDGAAARTALLEAREIVDTEPVLPHFVRLLEDVERRAGRSAVQVARRTGVLIEELTDREQAVLRALTSDATQREIGAALYLSINTVKGYTKVLYRKLGVVTRQDAVRRARALGLI; the protein is encoded by the coding sequence ATGCCGACTCGTCGTGAGGTACCGCTGATCGCGGTGAAGCAGGCGATCCCGCCGGTTCGCCCCGCAGCAGTGCCGCGACCGCGGCTGCACGCCGTCCTGCACGCCGGGCTGGATGCCCGCCTCACGATCGTCGTGGCGCCGGCGGGCTGGGGCAAGACGACGCTGTTGTCACAGTGGGGACGGGACCCGGCGATGCCGCGCGGCGTCACCTGGGTGTCGCTGGACGAGGGTGACGACGACCCGGTCCGGTTCTGGACCTACGTCCTGACGGCGCTGCACCGCGACGTCGCCGGGCTGACCGGTGCGCCGCTGGCGAGCCTGCTCGCCCCCGGGCTCGACCCGGTCGACCTCGCGTTGCCGGCGCTGCTCAACGAACTCTCCGCGCTCGACACCGAGCACGTCCTGGTTCTCGACGACTACCACCTGCTCGGCCATCAGGGCATCCACGAGGGCATGGAGTTCCTCCTCACCTACCTGCCCGCGGCGCTGCGCGTGGTGATCGCCGGTCGCTCGGACCCGCAGCTGCCGCTGGCCAGGCTCCGAGCGCGGGGTGAGCTCACCGAGCTGAGGGCCGTGGATCTCCGCTTCACGGTGGAAGAGGGGACCGCGCTGCTGACCGCCGTCGGTGACACCGACTTCGATGCGGTGACCACGACCATGCTGTGCGAGCGCACCGAGGGCTGGGCTGCCGGATTGCAGCTCGCCGCCCTGACGATCCGGGGTTCGCCCCACCCCGCGGCCGCAGCGGCAGCGCTCCAGGGCGACGACCGGCACATCCTCGACTACCTCTCCGACGAGGTCATCCGCGACCTACCGGCCGAGCATCGCGACCTGCTGGTGCGGACGTCCGTCCTCGAACGGCTGTCGGGGGCGCTGTGCGACGAGGTGCTCGGCCGGGACGGCTCGGCCGCGATCCTGGACGACCTCGCACGCGCCGACCTGTTCGTGGTGCCCCTCGACTCGCGAGGCGAGTGGTACCGGTGCCACCGTCTCTTCCGAGACGCCTTGCTGCGCCGGTTGGAGGCGAGCGACCCGACGGAGGCAGCCCGCGTGCTCGTCCGCGCCGCCGATTGGTTCCTGGCCCGCGACTACGTCGTCGAGGCGGTCGGGCTCCGCATCAGCGCGGGCGACGAGGACGGCGCGGCGGAGCTCCTGTGCTCGACGGTGCCCGTGTTCCTCGAGCGAGGCGCCCTGTCCGCGTACCTCCACCTGGGCCGGCGGCTGCCTTCGGCGCGGGTGTTGCACGACCCGAGGCTGTGCGTGTCCCTGGCATGGGCGGCGGGACTGAGCGGACAGTTCTCGCGCATGGGTCCATGGCTCGAGGCGAGCGAGCCGCTGATCGGCGACGACAGCATCGAGCTGGACGGCTGGCACACGCTGCGCGGGGCGTGGGCAACGCTGCGCGCGGTCGAGGTCGGCGTGGTCGGAGCCGACGCCGAGGCGGCACTTGCGGCGGCAACTCTGGCCGTCGAGCTGGAGTCCGACCCCGCGGTGGCGGGCTACGCCGTTGCGCGGACGGTCCTCGGCGCGATGCTCGGCTTCGCCGGGCGGACCGACGAGGCGATCCCTTTCCTCGAGGATGCGTGGTCTCGCGCCAGGGCGCTCGACCTACCGCCGCTGCTGGGCCTGCAGGCGGCCAGCATCCTCGCCGCTGCGCTCTCCGAGACCGGGCAGGTCCACCGGCTCCGCCGCCTGCTCGCGGACGTGGGGCCCGCGGTGCAGGCGGCCGAGGACCGGTGGGGCAGTGCGACGGCACCGGGGATCGTCCGGTTGCGGACTGCCGAGGGTCGACTCGCCCACCGGGACGGCGACCTCGGCACCGCCCGCACCAAGCTCCGGCGCGCCGCCGAGCTCGCCCGCCCGTTCGGCGAGACCCCGGCGCTGGTGGCGGCGTTGATCGCGCTGGCAGGTGTGGAGCTCGACGATCGCGACGGCGCCGCCGCCAGAACGGCGCTGCTGGAGGCCCGCGAGATCGTCGATACCGAGCCCGTGCTGCCGCACTTCGTCCGGCTGCTCGAGGACGTGGAGCGGCGGGCCGGGCGCAGCGCGGTGCAGGTCGCCCGCCGCACCGGTGTCCTGATCGAGGAGCTGACCGACCGCGAACAGGCCGTGCTGCGCGCGCTGACCAGCGATGCGACCCAGCGGGAGATCGGCGCCGCCCTGTACCTGTCGATCAACACGGTCAAGGGCTACACGAAGGTCCTCTACCGGAAGCTCGGCGTGGTCACCCGGCAGGACGCGGTCCGGCGGGCGAGGGCGCTCGGGTTGATCTGA
- a CDS encoding NADP-dependent oxidoreductase — protein sequence MRAVVQHRLGGGEVLAVETLPRPVPLPTEVLVRVHAAGVNPVDWKTRQGHGMAGVLGEPPFVLGWDVAGVVEEVGFGVTTLAVGDRVFGMPWFPRAAGGYAEYVTAPARQFTHSPTSLSDAQAAAVPLAALTAWQILVDTLHVQPGQRVLITAAAGGVGHFAVQFARHLGAHVVATASTANHEWLRELGANEVVDYHEAGYESLIEDVDSVVDLVGGGEDLRLVATLREGGSIVAVPGGVSEALAAAVETIGGRASAFLVEPDGAALARIAELIDAGDVRVEVARTFPLEQAAAAHALGETNRTRGKIVLAVGS from the coding sequence ATGCGTGCGGTCGTCCAGCACCGCCTCGGTGGTGGCGAGGTGCTCGCCGTCGAGACGCTCCCGCGGCCCGTGCCACTGCCCACCGAGGTTCTCGTCCGCGTCCACGCCGCCGGGGTGAACCCCGTCGACTGGAAGACGCGGCAAGGACACGGGATGGCCGGTGTCCTCGGCGAACCGCCCTTCGTCCTCGGCTGGGACGTGGCGGGCGTGGTCGAGGAGGTCGGTTTCGGTGTCACGACCCTGGCCGTGGGAGACCGGGTCTTCGGCATGCCGTGGTTCCCGCGCGCAGCAGGTGGCTACGCCGAGTACGTCACCGCGCCGGCGCGCCAGTTCACCCACTCACCGACCTCGCTGAGCGATGCGCAGGCCGCGGCGGTGCCGCTGGCGGCGCTCACGGCATGGCAGATCCTCGTCGACACCTTGCACGTGCAGCCGGGACAGCGGGTCCTGATCACGGCGGCGGCCGGGGGTGTCGGCCACTTCGCGGTCCAGTTCGCCCGTCATCTCGGCGCGCACGTGGTGGCGACCGCGAGCACCGCGAACCACGAGTGGCTGCGCGAGCTCGGCGCGAACGAGGTCGTGGACTACCACGAAGCCGGGTACGAATCGCTGATCGAGGACGTCGACAGCGTCGTCGACCTGGTCGGCGGGGGCGAGGACCTGCGGCTGGTCGCCACCCTGCGCGAGGGCGGGTCGATCGTCGCCGTGCCCGGCGGGGTGTCCGAGGCGCTCGCCGCAGCGGTCGAGACCATCGGCGGCCGCGCGTCCGCGTTCCTCGTCGAGCCCGACGGCGCCGCGCTCGCGCGCATCGCCGAACTGATCGACGCCGGCGACGTCCGGGTCGAGGTCGCACGCACCTTCCCCCTCGAACAGGCCGCCGCCGCGCACGCCCTCGGCGAGACGAACCGCACGCGCGGCAAGATCGTCCTGGCCGTCGGCTCCTGA
- a CDS encoding aminotransferase class I/II-fold pyridoxal phosphate-dependent enzyme produces the protein MADFTSSLYLGMRHASAELPPWSALTTGRPSALGRPIVAEAVATLLAGLQGADRAMLVRSTLHAFSDCLDVLAGTGSALVVDAALYPVARWAVQRAAGLGVPVASVAHHDLGGLRRVLDGLRRRGLRPVVVADGICGGCARPYPLEEAARRTRAHGGVLVIDDTQALGLFGGSGGGPFGHGGGGSVRRAGITFHDIVAVASLAKAFGAPVASVAGPAEIIRRVERLGGSNQHSSPPSIVDVAAAARALERNAADGDRLRCRLAIRVRLLRRRCAEQGLHLAGGLFPVQATPEVGVETGLRLLDRLASHDLRAVLRRDCAGGSAVALALTATHRCADVAAAADILAAAWFADRPRGAK, from the coding sequence ATGGCGGACTTCACCTCGTCGCTGTATCTCGGGATGCGCCACGCCAGCGCGGAGCTGCCGCCCTGGTCCGCGCTCACCACCGGGCGGCCGAGCGCGCTCGGGCGCCCGATCGTGGCCGAAGCGGTCGCCACCCTGCTGGCGGGCCTGCAGGGAGCGGACCGAGCGATGCTCGTGCGCTCGACCCTGCACGCGTTCTCGGACTGCCTCGACGTGCTCGCCGGTACCGGATCGGCGCTGGTGGTCGATGCGGCGCTGTATCCGGTAGCGCGGTGGGCCGTGCAACGGGCGGCGGGCCTCGGTGTCCCGGTGGCGTCGGTCGCCCACCACGATCTCGGCGGCCTGAGGCGCGTGCTCGATGGCCTTCGGCGGCGCGGGCTTCGCCCCGTGGTGGTGGCCGACGGCATATGCGGCGGGTGTGCGCGGCCGTATCCGCTCGAGGAGGCAGCGCGACGGACCCGGGCGCACGGCGGAGTCCTGGTCATCGACGACACCCAGGCACTCGGCCTCTTCGGGGGGTCGGGCGGTGGTCCGTTCGGCCACGGAGGCGGCGGGTCCGTTCGACGGGCCGGCATCACGTTCCACGACATCGTCGCCGTCGCGTCGCTGGCCAAGGCCTTCGGCGCTCCTGTGGCCTCCGTCGCCGGCCCGGCCGAGATCATTCGACGGGTCGAACGCCTCGGCGGCTCCAACCAACACTCCAGCCCACCGTCGATCGTCGACGTAGCTGCGGCAGCACGAGCGCTGGAGCGCAATGCCGCCGACGGTGATCGGCTCCGGTGCCGGCTCGCGATCCGGGTGCGACTCCTGCGTCGGCGTTGCGCCGAGCAGGGCCTGCACCTCGCCGGAGGCCTGTTCCCGGTGCAGGCCACCCCCGAGGTGGGCGTGGAGACCGGACTGAGGTTGCTGGACCGGCTGGCCAGCCACGATCTACGGGCGGTCCTGCGCCGGGACTGTGCAGGCGGCAGCGCTGTCGCCCTCGCCCTGACGGCGACACATCGCTGCGCGGATGTGGCGGCCGCAGCCGACATCCTCGCCGCCGCGTGGTTCGCGGATCGACCCAGAGGTGCGAAATGA